TTGACGATTTTCTCTATCTCCATAGTAGAAATCTTAGATTCTTCTGCAAGTTTTCTAATTTCCTCGGCTACCACAGAGAAGCCTCTGCCAAACTCACCAGCTCTAGCCGCTTCAATTGCTGCATTTAATGCTAGGAGGTTTGTTTGCTCTGCAATATTTTGAATCAGTTTACTAGCATCATTTATTCGATTGGCATTGTAGGAAGTTTTTTGGATTTCTTCAAAAACATTGTCAATACCATGAATGCTCTTGTTGGTCTCCTCCGCCAAAGCTTCCATCAGAATATTTCCTTCATCCTTTAAACGAATGACCTCTTCTGCGAATAAACTCAGCTTTTCAATATGCTTTTCATTTTCATTGACCATATTTCCTAAAATTTCTGTGTGATTCTCTCCAGATAAGGTTTCTTTCGCCTGCTGACCAGAGCTCGTGGCAATGGACCCTACAGCCTTAGCAATCTCCTCTGAAATAACTGAAGTCTCCTCCGTTGTTGCTGTTAACTGCTCCGATGCCGAGGCCACATGGTGGGATGCTTCTGTGACTTCACCAACGATCCTTCTTAAATTTTCATTGATCGACTGTATAGAACGAGCTAAAATTCCTCTTTCATCCTTCAGTTTTAAATACTTTTCTGGAATGTCCTCCCTTAAATCCAAGCTTGCAATCTCTCTGGAATAGTTTGCCGATTGAATAATCGGCTTGGAAATAGATTGTCCGATGATAAAAACTAAGATCGAACCCAGGGCAATGATTCCTGTGGATGTTATGAGGTTATCCGTTCTCATATCCTTTACACCGCTTAAGATTTCACTTTCATAGCCTCCGATGGCTATAATCCAATCTGTATTTTCTATTGGCGACATACCGATGTACCTTCTATCTCCTAAAAACTCATAGGAGATCACCGTTGGTGCCAAAATATCATTGTTTTTCATAGCAATGCCAAGTTCCTTTAAATCGCCGCCCTTTTCTATATCCTCAAAAGCATTTCTCTGATTGAATACCAGTTCTTGGTTTTCGTGGGCGTAGATGGTACCATTTTTACCGATGATATATCCATAGCCATTTTCTCCATAGCCTACACCTTCAATAAAATCCCATAAACTTCTAGCAGGCTTTCTGCCGATTAAAACTGCCTCTACTTGATCCTCGACTTCTATAGGTACTGCAAACATAACCACCATGTCATTCGTTACTTTGCTGAGAATTGGATTCGAAACATTGGCATAGCCATTCAATGCCTTTTTCACATATTCTCGATCACCTAAATTTGCAGTGCCCCTATCATTATAAAAAGTACGACCATCGGGATATACAACGCCTAAGGCTAGAAAGTCATAGTGTTCAATTTCTTTAGCTAAGAAAGCGACCTGTGTCTCAACATCCATGGTCTCCAGCTCTGTTGTTCTTGCGATTCCACTCAGTTGTGCCAAATTAAATTGAACCGTGCCACTCACTACCTTAGATGCTGATGTTGCAAGATCTACCACTGCATGGCTGGCTTCATCAATAATGAGCTCGGATGCATACTGATAAGACCTTACGCTCAATGTTACAGTGGTTACCAATAGCAGTACTACGAAGTATACAATTAATTTCCATCGAATGCTTTTCAAAACAATTCCCTCCTGATACATATAAATTGTTGCGTTTATATGGTATTATTGATATGTATGTATTTTATTATATAGGAACTTATTCCCCCTTACTAGGGCTTTAAACCTAATTGTAATTAAATTTATGCAGTATTAAAAATCTTTATGGGATCTTTATAATTTAATGTCATTTTATAATTTATAGGTGAGGTGAATTTTATGGAGAAAAAGATTACTACAGAAAATTATAAATTTAATCAAAATACTGCCTGTGAATTTTTTCCTTGTCATAAGGTGAGCGACTCGACAAAATTTAATTGTCTATTTTGTTACTGTCCGCTTTATATGCTAAAAGACCAATGTGGCGGTGGCTTTACTTATACGGATGGTGGTATCAAGAACTGTACCAATTGTACCCTTCCCCACGGAGAAGGCGGCTATGACCACGTCATGTCTAAAATGAAAGAAGTAATCGCCATCGGCAGTGAACGAAAATAAAAAACAAAAAAGATGAAGAACAAATGATAGGGAGTCAAAATTGTTCTTCATCTTTTTTTATGTAAAACTTCCAACAAGGTGAACTGGTATGGGCATACTTTCTTTTAGGGCTTCATAGTTCTCTTGGTTCACTGCCACAATCACACAAGTAGCAGGACCTGCTGATTTATTTAAATCAATGCCCACATGCTCATATAGATTGTAGCCTATACCATTAGATTCTGCCATTTGACCTACTTCATAAGCGATTCCTTTAGAGCCCACAGGTAAAATATCATGGATGCTTTTTTTCTTCAGAAGCTCTAATAAAAGAGGAATGGACATAATTTCTCTGCCCTCGTCCTCTAAGACCTCCTGTCCAACCTTAGGAATCCCTAAAACTACAGCCAGATCTCCTTTTTCTACTTTTTGAGCTCTCCATCGAGATTTCTCCATCATACCGATGATTGTAATTCCCATGGATGTTTGACTCACCGGAATATTCTCTTCTGTACTTCCCGTTACGACAATATCTTCTTTTAAGTTCAAGGGTTCTAAGGCTTTTTGAATGCCTTCAATGATACGAACGCCACTATCTTCCATCTCAACGCCCAAAGTGTTTACAACCGTCAAAGGTGTCGCGCCCGTAGCCAACAGCTCCATCAGCGCAACATGGGCTGTAAAATAACCTAAGGTTTCAGGCTCTGCCTGAACCACATCGTGTTTCTTATTGCCAATCCCACCGGAGGAATCACAAGCAATGATCATTCGATGGTTTGGTGGGATATCGATTACAGTTAAGTCTCTAAATTTAAACATTTACTCACCTATTTTCTTGGCAGTACTTTAAATATGATATAAGCCAGAATGACGTTCACTGCTGCAACCACAGTCAAAGGTATCACCAATGCAGTAAACATGGCGGAACCGCTCAATGGAAGTCCCAATAAACTAGCCGTTATCCCAGCAATAAAAGTTGCAACAGGTCCATTTAAAAGGATTGCAATGACACAAGCAAGAACGCCATTCACTTTTCTTTCAATTACACCGAAGAAGTAGGCAATAATTCCCATGACCACTGTCAGCATCAAATGCATTGGCAGTGTTAAAGGAAATCCGCTAGTAAAGGCTGTCAATAAATGTCCCAATGAAGCAACAGCACCGCCAGCCATTGGGCTGATAAATAAAGCGGCAAAAAATCCTGGCATGGAGTCAAAAGCAATGGTTCCTTGTATCTTGATCATTGCACCGATTGCAGAAAGTCCGATCAACAGTCCACTTCTCGTAATTACTTGAATATTGGACATGCTTACATTCTTTGTATTATTCATATTCTTCTTCCTCTCTTATTTAAATATAGGATGGTACCAATTTTCGTAAATACCCAAAATTATTTATATAATCGATTTCGATATACCCAGCAGGCGGGCATGTGAAGTGCCACATTTTGTTCAGCTCCAAGTTCAATAGATCGGTGAGGACGGATTGGATTACACCGCTATGACTGACAATAATCGCAGTTCCCTCCTGATCCTTCAGCGAATCAATTAAGATTTTTGCCCTGTCTAAAACGTCTTGTAAGCTTTCTCCCTCTGGAATTCGATAAGATTGGTATTCTCTAAGCCAAGTATCCCACTCTTTGGGATAAATTCTTTGTATTTCATCTGCAGTCTTTCCTTCAAATACGCCAAAGTTCATTTCTCTTAGATTCTTATCTACAATAATTTTCTTCCCAATGGTCTTTGATATCTCTCTAGCAGTCTCCATGGTTCTTCCCAAAGGGCTTGCATAAATAAAATCGCAGTTGTATCCCCTTAGCTCTTCCGCTAATATTTTTATTTGTGAAGTTCCTTTCTCTGTAAGTTCATAGTTCGACCATCCACTATAGATCTTTGCAATGTTTGCCTGTGTCTCACCGTGTCTAGCTAAGATAAACTTCATCTATATCCCCTCCAAACTATATGATGATTGATTTTAATAAATATGCAGATAGCATAAATAAAGTCTGTGAAATTTCAATGGTGGCACCGATGGTGTCTCCCGTCATTCCCCCTAGTATCTTGCTGATCTTTTTCGTCAGCATCGCTACCCCTAGAAATGTGATCCCCATGGGAATGATTGCACCTTTTATGCTAACCATGCTACCTAGTAGAAGAGAAAATGCGATACTGATAACTCCTTCTTTGGTTCTACAGCTTTCTATAAAAGCGCCTCCCATGCCTTCTGATCGAGCATAGATAGTCCTGCTGGCTGCAAATACAGCAGAGGCTCTTCCCACCACTGGTACCAACAGAAGCAGCATATTCTCCGTATAATATGCCAGCGTTAAATTTAGGATCAGCAGCCACAATATCCCTAGAACACCGAAGGCCCCGATTCTACTATCCTTCATAATCCTTAGCATCTCTTCTTTGCTACGATAGCTGAAGATACCGTCGAAGGTATCTGCTAAGCCATCAATATGAAGCCCGCCGGTTATCAGGAAATATAGAGCCCAAATGGATACGATGATGATTGGGCGATGAATATAAGGTGCCAACAATGTAGGTAGATACATGAGTATCCCTATGAGAAGCCCTATTACTGGCAAAAATTTTACACCTTTTATAAAGTCCTTTTCATCATAATCATAAGGGTATGTAACCGGTATTCTCGTAAAAAATGTCATCATTAATAATAAGCTTTTCATAAGAACCTCACTTTATCTTCATTTCTATGCCACTTACAGTTAAATATACTTCATCAGCTCTACCTGCAATATATTGGTTTACTCGCCCTGCAATGTCTCTAAAAATATTGCCCATTCGATAGGCTGGAACTAAGCCCATTCCCACTTCATTGGTAACGATAATCGCATCCTTATGATGGTGTGCAGTGATGTCCAAAAGAATCTCTATTTCCTTAAAGATCCCTTGCTCTAGCACATCAATGTCTTCCATGGAACAGTTGTCAAAATCTAAATTACTTTCAAGTATTAAATTTGTAACCATTAAAGTAACACAGTCTAGCAATATACAATCACTTTCTATAAAAGCCCTGTCCTCTTTCAGCGCATTAAAATCCTTGTACCTTTCTATGGTTTTCCAGATTTGGGGCCGATCCTGTTGATGTTTTTTTATACGATCCTTCATCCCCTCATCAAAAGCGATGGCTGTAGCGATGTATACCACTTTTTCACCTTGCTCTGCAGCCATTTTTTCTGCAAACCTACTTTTTCCACTCCGTGCGCCACCTGTAATCAATATGAATTTACTCATAATTTCACCTTCTTCTAATTATAAAGTATCTACTCTTAGAGCTCCATTTCCCTCAGCCCATGGATTAACCTCTGGTTCTCTTCTCTACTTCTTACCGCCAGTCGTATAAATTGATCACTCAATCCTTTAAAGTCTGTACAGGTTCTAATATATATGCCTTTCTTGGCAAGTGCATTTTTCAAATCCGATCCATTCCTATGCTTAAGCTTACATAAGAAAAAGTTGCCATCGCTAGGGAATACCTTCATTCCATCAATGGTGCTTAACGCTTTCCATAAGAAGTCTTTTTCTTCTCTATACCATTCTATTGTGTCATTAAAATACGCTGTATCCTCCAATAAAATCGGAACAGCCTTTAAAGCCAAGCTATTAATGGTCCACGGTTCCTTTATGCTGTTGAGCTTTTGAATGATCCCACGGTTCCCTAGCCCATATCCTAGCCTCAGCCCAGGTATCCCATAGGTTTTTGTCATGGATCTTAAAAGGAATAGGGGATATTCTTCTATGCAATTGATCAAGGATGGCTTCTCTGTAAAATCGATAAAGGATTCGTCTACAAAAAAGTAACCTCTATTCTCCTTGACTACTTCCAGCAACGGAAGCAGTTCCTCTGGGTGATATAGCAGCCCTGTAGGATTATTTGGGTTGCAAAGCACAATGACCTCTGGCTGCAAAGAGCCAATGGTATTGAATAAAGCCTCCTTATTGATTTTAAAATCATCTTTTTCATCGGTGGAAAAATAATGGATTTGGCTTCCAGAAAGCTGGAAGGCTCTTTCATATTCTGTAAAGGTTGGTTGAATGATTAAAACTTTCTTTGGAGCGATTGCTCTTGCAAATAAATAGATCAGCTCCGTTGCACCATTGCCCAAAATCAGTTCATCCACTTCTTTATTTAAGTATGTTGCAATGGTTTTTTTCGCTGTAATGCCATCAATTTCTGGATAACGGATTAAATATGGCAGTTCCTTTACGAGCACATCCATCAGCTTCTGTGGAACACCTAAGGGATTAATATTGACGCTAAAATCCATCATCTGATTTGCTTCCTTACCAAAATAACCGCCATGTTCGTTCAATTTGATCACTCCGCATCTTTATATTATAAAATCGTAAAAATTATAAACATCAATAGCTCCGCAATATACATGATTTTAATCGTGTGAATGATATGATCTGCCTTTAAAGGTACTATGGGATCACCGATTGTAGGCTTATATACAACTTCACCGAAGTAGGTATTGGTGCCACCCAATTGTATTTGAAGCAGTCCTGCTACAGCAGACTCTGGATAGCCACAATTGGGGCTTTTATGATTTCGTCGATCTCTCCGTAGTATTCTGAAGCCTTCTTTCATAGGGTGTCCTAGAGCTCCTCCTGCAAAAACCATTAAAATACTGCCGATTCTAGCCGGGATATAGTTTACAATATCATCTAGCTTTGCAGAGGCATAGCCAATTTCCCTATAGGGCTCCTGCACATAGCCTACCATGGAATCTAAGGTATTGATCACCTTGTAGCCCAATGCAAATTCAAGGGGATAGCCAAAGTACATCCCTACCATCATATAAAATAAAGGGGCTAAAACGCCATCGATGGTATTTTCGGCTACAGTTTCAATTACCCCCCGGATGATTTCATCCATGGTCAGATTCGATGTGTCTCTACCAACCAAATAAGAAAGTCTCTTTCTCCCTTTTTCTATATCTTTCTCATAGACCGCCTCATATACCTTTCGAGCTTCTAAATCTAAGCATTTTGCTGCAAGGCATGTATAGAGTAAATAAGTCGTAAATATGAATGAAACCATGGGATGAATGAGCCCTACTATATTTTTTATAGCAGTCGCAAGGAATAGCGTGGTTCCCATGGAGAATCCAAGTAAAAGGAATCCTCCTATTTTTAAATTGATGCCACTTCTCCGAATTATTTTTTCATATTTACTGATGATCCATCCAATATATCGAATTGGGTGGGGCCAGTTCGGCGGATCTCCCAATACATAGTCTAAAAAAATTACACTTCCTAGTACCATTATGTTTTTCATTGACAATGACATGCTCCTCTTAAAGTTTTATCTTCTATCTAGAAATTCTCACAAAAAAAACACATAGGGACCCATGTGCTGAATTCATCAATTAACATTGCTTCAATTTCATTATGATGAATCTCCCTTACTTCCCTCCGAAGCTGTGATTCTTATTTTTAAGGCAGTTCTCCTGACTTACAGATCGACTTACTATCTTCCCTTCCCGGTTTCCCAGTGGATTTGAAGATTTCATACCTGATTACAGTAGCGGGGGCTGTAGAGGAATTGAACCTCTTTCTCTTTTAACTTTATATTCTAAAGACCTTAAAACTATTTAATTTGTATAATTTCATTATAGATTAGTTCCATTATTATTGTCAAACTAAATCGTAGATATCCCCATTCAATCAATATTTGTGTCTCCTTCTCCTTGAAATTTAATTTCCTTGTTTTTAACTTTTGAATTATTGGTATAATATGAATTAAAGTCCTATGAATGACAGAAAATATTCTAAAATTAGAAGGAGGATTCCCAGCGTGAAAACAATTGCAATTGCAGGTACATTCGATACAAAAGGCAAGGAACTCAGCTATGTGAAGGAAATCATTGAGAACCTTGGATTAAACACCTTTACCATTAACACCGGTGTATTTCCATCAGAGATTCCTGTAGACATCTCCAATGAAGAAGTAGCAAAGGCAGCAGGCACTACAATTCAAGAGCTTGCTGAAAAAAGGGACAGAGCCTTGGCAACGGAGATTTTATCGAAAGGAATGTCAAAGTTAGTTCCTGAGCTCTACAAACAGGATAAATTTGATGGTATTATTTCCTTCGGTGGTACAGGCGGTACTTCTTTGGTTACGCCAGCTATGCGAGCGCTCCCTATCGGTGTTCCAAAGATTATGGTATCTACTGTAGCCTCTGGTGATACCTCTTTTTACATAGGCACCAGCGATTTAATCATGATGCCTTCGGTGGTAGACGTTGCAGGATTAAATTCTATCTCCACTAAGATCTTTACCAATGCGGCTCATGCCATCGTCGGTATGGTGAAATTTGAAAATAACAAAGAATTGGATAAAAAACCATTAATCGCAGCCACCATGTTTGGCGTCACAACCTCTGCGGTTGACTTCGCAAGAGAATACCTAGAAGCAAGAGGATATGAAGTTCTCATATTCCATGCTACAGGTACTGGTGGAAAAAGCATGGAAAGCTTAATTGAAGATGGCTTCATAGAAGGTGTACTGGATTTAACTACGACAGAATGGTGCGACGAGGTTGTTGGTGGCATCCTATCTGCAGGACCAACTCGATTGGAGGCAGCAGCAAAAAATAATATACCACAGGTGGTTTCCGTCGGTGCCATGGATATGGTAAACTTTGGTCCATTGGATACCGTACCGAAGAAATTTGAAGGACGTAATTTATATAAGCACAACCCATCTGTCACGCTAATGCGTACTACAGTAGAAGAAAATGCGGCCATCGGCAGTAAAATTGCAGAAAAGCTCAATATGGCAAAGGGCTCTACAATCCTTATGCTGCCATTAAAGGGTGTCTCAGCCATCGACGTAGAAGGTCAGCCTTTCTACGGTAAGGAAGAAGATGCGAAGCTTTTTGATACCTTAAGAGAAAAAATCAACAGAGATGTTGTAGAGATTTTAGAAATGGACAATGCGATTAATGACCAAGTATTTGCCGAAACAGCAGCGCAAAAATTAATCGATTTAATTGAAAAGAAAAAGATGATCAATAATTAGAATGATATTTAGGAGGGATCCATATGACTCGACAAGAAATATTAGCAAATTTTAGAGAAAGAATATCCAGAGGAGAGATTCTCCTTGGCGTTGGTGCAGGTACAGGGATCACTGCAAAAAGCAGTGAGGCTGGCGGGGCAGATATGCTGATCATCTACAACTCTGGACGGTATCGAATGGCTGGTCGTGGTTCTTTAGCTGGTCTATTATCCTATGGCGATGCCAATCAGATTGTGGTTGAAATGGGATCAGAAGTGCTTCCAGTAGTAAAGCATACGCCAGTACTGGCAGGGGTATGTGGTACAGACCCTTTTAGAATCATGGATGTATTTTTAAAGCAGCTAAAGGACTTAGGCTTTGCAGGGGTTCAAAACTTTCCAACAGTGGGTCTTATCGATGGTGTATTCCGACAAAATCTAGAGGAAACGGGCATGGGCTACGATTTGGAAGTAGAAATGATTCGAAAAGCACATGAGTTAGATCTACTGACAACACCTTACGTATTTGACGAGCAGCAAGCAATGGATATGGCGAAAGCAGGAGCCGACATTATCGTTGCCCACATGGGCTTAACGACAAAAGGAAGCATCGGTGCACATACAGCCTTAACCTTAGATGAAAGTGTTCAAAGAGTTCAGTCCATCGCCGACGCTGCCAGAAGTATCAACCCTGATGTTCTAGTGATTTGCCACGGTGGTCCAATCGCAGAACCAGAAGATGCGGCTTATGTTCTCCAGAGAACCACTGGCGTTCATGGTTTCTTCGGTGCATCCAGTATTGAAAGATTTGCTGCAGAGGTAGGTATCCAACAACAGACCGAAGCATTTAAATCTATTAAAAAATAAGGACTTCCCATAAATAAAAAAACATGGATTCAGAAAATATATGCTTGAATCCATGTTTTTTTCTATATTAAAATTTCACCCTCAATAAATCTTCTAGTTAAAATGTCGGAAGGGTTTCCGAGAATATCTTCTGTCCTTCCCATCTCTACAATTTTTCCCTGATGCATAAAAGCCACTTCCTCACATAACCTTTTGCTCTGCTGAAGGTTATGGGTAATCATGATGACGGTGGATCTAGTTTCTTCGTGAAATCTTTGGATCGTATGCTCCATGATTAGAACTGATTTCGGGTCAATGTTTGCCGTTGGCTCATCCAGTAATAGAAGGGATGGCTTGCTGACCATGGCTCTAGCCAAAGCCACCTTCTGCGCCTCACCGCCAGATAGAGTCCATCCTTTCTGATCTGCCAAATACTCGATCTCCATCAACACCATGACCTCACGAACCCGATGCCTGATCTCTTGATTATCCATCTTTCGGATCATCAAGGGATAGGCAATATTATGCCATACCGTAGCTCTCAATAAATAAGGCTTTTGAAAAACCAAGGTCATATTTTTTTGTATTTTAGAAGAAAGTGGCTCTCCATTATAGACAACCTGTCCATCATTAGCTTCTGTTAGTCCAGCGATCATTCTGACGAAGGTGCTTTTTCCCCCACCGTTGGGTCCAATGATTCCTAAAAAGCTTCCCTCTTTAATTGTTAGACGATGGATATCTACTACGTATTGTCCGCCATAATCCTTCTTCAAATTCGAGATCTCTAGTTTCATGGTTATTCCTCCTGCTGTAGTCGATACAGTATGGAATTGATAATAAAGGATATCAATAAAAGTACGATACCAATGGCAAGGGCTGTTTCATAATCTCCCATACTTTTTAGCATTGCAATGGTGGTGGTCATCACTCTCGTATGCCCTTTGATATTGCCGCCTACAATCATTACAGCGCCAACTTCTGATATTGCTCTACCGTATCCAGTAACAATTGCAGAAAAAATATTTATCCGCAGCTCCTTTACCAATAAAATAAGAGTCTGTAGCTGATTCGCTCCTAGAGTAAAGGATAGATTCTGTATTCCTTCTCCTTTTTCCTTTGCTGCATTATATAGAATTCCGATGATAATCGGTGTTACCAAGCAGATTTGTGCAACGATCATGGCAGTAGGTGTAAAGACGATACCTAAGTTCCCCAAGAGGCCGTTTCTCGAAACAATAAGAAATACGATTAAACCAATGATTACTGGCGGCATACTCATCATAGTATAGACAGTCCGAACAACAACTTTCTTTCCTGGAAAAGATTTGATACCCAGTAATATACCGAAAGGAATGCCTAAAATACTAGCAATGACGGTAGCCGTTAAAGATACATAGAGAGATCGTCCTACGATTCCATAAATTTCTTTGTCGAAGGATCGTAAAAGGTACACTGCATTCTTTAATCCCTCAATAATGGTTGCCATAGTACCCCTCCCAAATAACATTTACTCCACAGGATTCAGCATGGTTGTCCCTTGCGCCTCACGATCCTGGTTGGGATTCCCTATTATAAAAGCGATGGCGATAGAGCCGATCCCTCCCACCAGCTTGCTTATGATGAACGGTGTAATCATGGTTTTGTCAATGCCAGCAACAAACCCCAGCTGTCCTCCCATAACAAAAGCCCCGCCTACAGAGAATGCAGACACCATTATTTTTCCTCGATCATTCATATCACTCATATTAGCAAAGGCAGGAATATGGTTTGCTAGACACATAATTAAAGCTGTTGTCGCTTTATCACAAATACCGAGAAGCTTTCCAAGTTTCCCCAAAGGTCCTTTGAAAAAATTAGTCATCACAAGGACCATGGGATATGCACCCGATAGAATAATTGCAATGCTACCAACGACTTTAAGCCCTTCATTAAAGGGTTCCATACCATTGAGGATCACTTTTCCAGTAACGCTTTGTAAAATGGAAACGACGAGACCCAGGGTTCCTAAGGTAACGATACATTTACTGAACCAATAAAATCCCGTAATCATTCGATGGGGCCATTTGATTAGACCAATCCCTAGGACCAAAGAAATGAAAACGATGGGCATAAGATTCTGAAGCAAAATCCCTAAATCGATTCCCATGGCTATTCCCCCAGCAAAGCTGCTAAAGGGAACTGTCAAAAGCCCGATTAAGATCCCTTTTGTAAAGCATGGATAATCTTGCCGTTTAATGAGTCCAGCACCGATGGGTATCGTAAAAATTACAGCTGTTCCTAAGCTAGATGCCAGTATCAGTCCAGAAAAGAGGCCAATTTCTAAATTTTCTGCCATTTTCATTGCAGAGAGATATCCTCCCATATCCGATGCTAGGATAGAGCCAGGAAATATGGAGGGATCTGCACCCACTAAAGAAAATAAAGGCACCACTATTTTTTCCAATGTGGCCGAAAGTAAAGGCGCCACGGAATAAATACCGATAATCGACAGTGCTAAGTTCCCCATCATCATGAAGCCTTCTTCAAATTTCTGACCAATACCTAATTTATATCCAAATACCCGATCTAAAGCGCCGCATACCATAAAAAACAGCAGAATATATAGTATTATATCATTCATGAAAGTAGTCCTTTCTATATTGAAATGTTAATTTTCTGAATTGTATCCTACTTTACATCGTACAACATATTGTTTTATTCTGTCAATTCATTCATCAATATATTATATTAACATTTCTCAATATATGACGTCCATCCCAAAAGCTTCTAAATCTTCACCTCCGCAGGCCCTCTAAAATACTTCTAAAATAATTTTTTTTGAATTCTATCTATCGACTTCCTTGAGTATAATGAATTATATGATTTTTAAAGAAGGTGATCCCCTATGTTTAACAGGACATTTTTTCTAGTGATTAAAATCAATAGAAAAATAATACTGGCAATTATCGCATTAATTCTTTTACTCCTTTCTGCATCATTGGTTATTTCCAATAAAACTGCTGCTGTATTCAACACTTCAAAAAAAACAATCACAGTGGACCCTGGTCATGGCGGTATTGATGGCGGCTCCAGTAGCTTCGGCCTCTTAGAGAAAGATGTCAATTTACAAATTTCATTGAAGCTGAGAAAAACCCTCGTAAATAAAGGGATCCATGTCGTTCTCACAAGAGATTCCGATGTGTCCTTAGAATCCAAAAGCGATTTAAATTCCTCCAGATATCGAAGAGATTTACACGCTAGAAAGACCATTATCGATCAGAGCAACTCCGCAGCCTTTGTAAGTGTCCATATGGATGCCTATAAAAATTCCAATGCCAGGGGCATTAAAATTTTTTATTATGAGACCTCTAATGAAAGTAAACAGCTGGCACAAAGCA
Above is a genomic segment from Alkaliphilus oremlandii OhILAs containing:
- the cbiB gene encoding adenosylcobinamide-phosphate synthase CbiB — protein: MKNIMVLGSVIFLDYVLGDPPNWPHPIRYIGWIISKYEKIIRRSGINLKIGGFLLLGFSMGTTLFLATAIKNIVGLIHPMVSFIFTTYLLYTCLAAKCLDLEARKVYEAVYEKDIEKGRKRLSYLVGRDTSNLTMDEIIRGVIETVAENTIDGVLAPLFYMMVGMYFGYPLEFALGYKVINTLDSMVGYVQEPYREIGYASAKLDDIVNYIPARIGSILMVFAGGALGHPMKEGFRILRRDRRNHKSPNCGYPESAVAGLLQIQLGGTNTYFGEVVYKPTIGDPIVPLKADHIIHTIKIMYIAELLMFIIFTIL
- a CDS encoding Tm-1-like ATP-binding domain-containing protein, with amino-acid sequence MKTIAIAGTFDTKGKELSYVKEIIENLGLNTFTINTGVFPSEIPVDISNEEVAKAAGTTIQELAEKRDRALATEILSKGMSKLVPELYKQDKFDGIISFGGTGGTSLVTPAMRALPIGVPKIMVSTVASGDTSFYIGTSDLIMMPSVVDVAGLNSISTKIFTNAAHAIVGMVKFENNKELDKKPLIAATMFGVTTSAVDFAREYLEARGYEVLIFHATGTGGKSMESLIEDGFIEGVLDLTTTEWCDEVVGGILSAGPTRLEAAAKNNIPQVVSVGAMDMVNFGPLDTVPKKFEGRNLYKHNPSVTLMRTTVEENAAIGSKIAEKLNMAKGSTILMLPLKGVSAIDVEGQPFYGKEEDAKLFDTLREKINRDVVEILEMDNAINDQVFAETAAQKLIDLIEKKKMINN
- a CDS encoding phosphoenolpyruvate hydrolase family protein, giving the protein MTRQEILANFRERISRGEILLGVGAGTGITAKSSEAGGADMLIIYNSGRYRMAGRGSLAGLLSYGDANQIVVEMGSEVLPVVKHTPVLAGVCGTDPFRIMDVFLKQLKDLGFAGVQNFPTVGLIDGVFRQNLEETGMGYDLEVEMIRKAHELDLLTTPYVFDEQQAMDMAKAGADIIVAHMGLTTKGSIGAHTALTLDESVQRVQSIADAARSINPDVLVICHGGPIAEPEDAAYVLQRTTGVHGFFGASSIERFAAEVGIQQQTEAFKSIKK
- a CDS encoding ATP-binding cassette domain-containing protein; translated protein: MKLEISNLKKDYGGQYVVDIHRLTIKEGSFLGIIGPNGGGKSTFVRMIAGLTEANDGQVVYNGEPLSSKIQKNMTLVFQKPYLLRATVWHNIAYPLMIRKMDNQEIRHRVREVMVLMEIEYLADQKGWTLSGGEAQKVALARAMVSKPSLLLLDEPTANIDPKSVLIMEHTIQRFHEETRSTVIMITHNLQQSKRLCEEVAFMHQGKIVEMGRTEDILGNPSDILTRRFIEGEILI
- a CDS encoding ABC transporter permease: MATIIEGLKNAVYLLRSFDKEIYGIVGRSLYVSLTATVIASILGIPFGILLGIKSFPGKKVVVRTVYTMMSMPPVIIGLIVFLIVSRNGLLGNLGIVFTPTAMIVAQICLVTPIIIGILYNAAKEKGEGIQNLSFTLGANQLQTLILLVKELRINIFSAIVTGYGRAISEVGAVMIVGGNIKGHTRVMTTTIAMLKSMGDYETALAIGIVLLLISFIINSILYRLQQEE
- the eutH gene encoding ethanolamine utilization protein EutH, whose translation is MNDIILYILLFFMVCGALDRVFGYKLGIGQKFEEGFMMMGNLALSIIGIYSVAPLLSATLEKIVVPLFSLVGADPSIFPGSILASDMGGYLSAMKMAENLEIGLFSGLILASSLGTAVIFTIPIGAGLIKRQDYPCFTKGILIGLLTVPFSSFAGGIAMGIDLGILLQNLMPIVFISLVLGIGLIKWPHRMITGFYWFSKCIVTLGTLGLVVSILQSVTGKVILNGMEPFNEGLKVVGSIAIILSGAYPMVLVMTNFFKGPLGKLGKLLGICDKATTALIMCLANHIPAFANMSDMNDRGKIMVSAFSVGGAFVMGGQLGFVAGIDKTMITPFIISKLVGGIGSIAIAFIIGNPNQDREAQGTTMLNPVE
- a CDS encoding N-acetylmuramoyl-L-alanine amidase family protein, with product MFNRTFFLVIKINRKIILAIIALILLLLSASLVISNKTAAVFNTSKKTITVDPGHGGIDGGSSSFGLLEKDVNLQISLKLRKTLVNKGIHVVLTRDSDVSLESKSDLNSSRYRRDLHARKTIIDQSNSAAFVSVHMDAYKNSNARGIKIFYYETSNESKQLAQSICDKVNKMVFNEFLKTTEVKAELGTGDYYLLRTAQAPGVIVETGFITNPTDNSLIQREDYQNIIAKAIADGIEEYLFKAAP